A single genomic interval of Candidatus Bathyarchaeum sp. harbors:
- a CDS encoding aconitase X catalytic domain-containing protein: MYLTKNEQKMLDGEEGNTIKKSMEILVALGNIYGAEKLIDVGSVQISGVSYHNLGDAGLEFLDEMAKDGKVKVLTTLNPAGMDLENWQNLGIDPEFARKQKLVIDAFEKMGIIVSCTCTPYLIGNLPRYGEHIAWAESSAVTFANSVIGAKTNREGGPSALAAAFVGKTPCYGLHLDENRVPDLQVEVTAELSKFSDWGALGYCIGNAASGKIPYITGIKEATVDELKSFCASVVTFGSKPLFYMKDITPASKKVTPPSEKVTIDNKALQAAYDAINDETEGIDFVCIGCPHASIKEIAQISKLLEGKKISPTTEFWVATSRPAKQLADSRGYTKTIEDAGGKFACDTCMAVAPLKGRFKAIATTSAKGCYYSRHNLMLTKMGSLEECIHAGVTGKWS, from the coding sequence ATGTACTTGACCAAAAATGAACAAAAAATGCTGGACGGCGAAGAAGGCAACACAATAAAAAAATCCATGGAAATCTTGGTTGCCCTTGGAAACATTTACGGCGCAGAAAAACTCATCGACGTCGGTTCAGTGCAGATTTCTGGAGTTTCTTATCATAACCTTGGGGATGCGGGACTAGAATTTTTGGACGAAATGGCAAAAGACGGCAAAGTCAAAGTCTTAACAACCTTGAACCCTGCCGGAATGGACCTAGAAAACTGGCAAAACCTAGGAATCGACCCCGAGTTTGCCCGAAAACAAAAACTAGTCATTGATGCTTTCGAAAAAATGGGAATCATTGTTTCTTGCACATGCACACCTTACTTAATTGGCAACCTGCCACGATACGGCGAACACATCGCATGGGCAGAATCTTCTGCAGTTACCTTTGCAAACTCAGTTATCGGAGCAAAAACAAACCGTGAAGGCGGACCCTCAGCTTTAGCAGCCGCTTTTGTTGGAAAAACTCCCTGTTATGGTTTGCACTTGGATGAGAATCGGGTTCCAGACCTTCAAGTAGAAGTAACTGCAGAATTATCCAAGTTTTCAGACTGGGGCGCCCTTGGTTACTGTATCGGCAATGCTGCCTCGGGCAAGATTCCTTACATTACTGGAATCAAAGAAGCAACAGTTGATGAATTGAAATCATTTTGTGCCTCGGTGGTAACTTTTGGTTCTAAGCCCTTGTTTTACATGAAAGATATTACGCCCGCATCCAAGAAAGTAACTCCTCCATCAGAAAAAGTAACCATCGACAACAAGGCTCTGCAGGCAGCATACGATGCAATTAATGATGAGACCGAAGGTATAGACTTTGTTTGTATCGGTTGTCCTCATGCGTCAATCAAAGAAATTGCCCAAATCTCAAAGTTACTTGAAGGGAAAAAAATCTCCCCCACCACAGAGTTTTGGGTTGCAACTTCCCGACCTGCAAAACAGCTCGCTGACAGCCGAGGTTACACAAAAACCATTGAAGATGCCGGTGGAAAATTTGCATGCGATACATGCATGGCAGTTGCGCCTTTGAAAGGAAGATTCAAAGCAATTGCGACAACTTCCGCGAAGGGCTGTTATTATTCTCGTCACAATTTGATGTTAACCAAAATGGGAAGCCTAGAAGAATGCATACACGCAGGAGTGACCGGAAAATGGAGCTAA
- a CDS encoding glycosyltransferase has product MVSISILITSIKDQIKTLNFLKECPVPYEVIISKKRGLGYARNYAASKAKGKILVFFDDDLKLNPRIWNIILKIKPKTFVMEFGSSKIPSTRCLVIHQKDFVAIGGFSNQIRLSGEDREFCLNAIKNGMKLFRLPRNLIYHVNHPIRAKKNRITALMMLFEQAKVVSTYGAIWRNLEGFKLFFFPLPYAKKNKKLLPGLIFWKLLIRNMMFMFCISFSQKYRN; this is encoded by the coding sequence ATGGTGTCAATAAGTATTTTGATTACTTCAATAAAAGACCAAATCAAAACTCTAAACTTTCTAAAAGAATGTCCGGTTCCTTATGAAGTAATTATTTCTAAAAAAAGAGGGCTTGGTTACGCAAGAAATTATGCGGCATCAAAGGCAAAAGGAAAAATATTGGTTTTTTTTGATGACGATTTGAAATTAAACCCTAGAATATGGAACATAATATTGAAAATCAAACCAAAAACATTTGTTATGGAATTTGGATCCAGTAAAATTCCTTCTACTAGATGTTTAGTTATACACCAAAAAGATTTCGTGGCAATAGGCGGATTTAGTAATCAGATTCGTTTAAGTGGTGAAGACCGGGAATTTTGTCTTAACGCAATAAAAAACGGTATGAAACTCTTTCGATTACCCCGAAACTTGATTTATCATGTTAATCATCCAATTAGAGCTAAAAAAAATCGCATTACCGCTTTAATGATGCTGTTTGAACAAGCTAAAGTTGTTTCAACTTATGGTGCAATCTGGCGCAATCTTGAAGGCTTCAAATTATTTTTTTTCCCTTTACCCTACGCTAAGAAAAACAAAAAATTATTACCTGGATTAATTTTTTGGAAATTGTTGATAAGAAATATGATGTTTATGTTTTGTATTTCTTTTAGTCAAAAATATCGTAATTGA
- the mvk gene encoding mevalonate kinase, which yields MGKGSGFGKTILFGEHFVVHGVPGIASAVDSAADSEVKKIAQGIKVTDERTGAKGYAEKKELQQLESIERMLVTLGMDPKSVGLDIWLGGNLPGFSGLGASAASSVAIARAIAEEFDLDLSDEQINDVSYEAEKAYAGNPSGIDNTAATFGGLIWFKKNLESGKNEIQQLNIREPVEIVIGNTGIVANTKAMVAGVAKRKQVTPEKYNPIFKQAEELALKGKAALDAFDLKKVGELMNQNHTLLQQIEVSCKELDHLVDLARKLGAYGAKMTGGGGGGCMLALTPGKDLQERVATAIENEGLQVLRTKIGVRKQ from the coding sequence ATGGGAAAAGGTTCTGGCTTTGGCAAAACAATTTTGTTCGGTGAACATTTTGTTGTTCATGGTGTACCTGGAATTGCTTCGGCAGTTGACTCTGCAGCTGATTCAGAAGTAAAAAAAATTGCGCAAGGCATCAAAGTAACAGATGAAAGAACCGGCGCAAAAGGCTATGCAGAAAAAAAGGAACTCCAACAACTAGAATCCATCGAAAGAATGCTAGTTACACTGGGCATGGACCCAAAAAGTGTTGGACTGGACATCTGGTTGGGCGGCAATCTTCCGGGATTTAGTGGTCTTGGTGCTTCTGCAGCAAGCAGTGTAGCAATCGCTAGAGCAATCGCCGAAGAATTTGATTTGGATTTGTCTGATGAACAAATTAATGACGTTTCTTACGAGGCAGAAAAAGCGTATGCTGGAAACCCCTCTGGAATTGATAACACTGCAGCAACATTTGGAGGTTTGATTTGGTTTAAAAAAAACCTCGAAAGTGGCAAAAATGAAATCCAACAACTAAACATCCGGGAACCTGTAGAAATCGTCATAGGCAATACTGGAATTGTTGCCAACACAAAAGCCATGGTTGCTGGAGTAGCCAAACGAAAACAAGTAACTCCTGAAAAGTATAACCCAATTTTCAAACAAGCCGAAGAACTAGCCCTCAAAGGAAAAGCAGCCTTAGATGCTTTTGACTTAAAGAAAGTTGGTGAATTAATGAACCAAAACCATACTTTACTGCAACAAATTGAAGTTTCCTGCAAGGAACTGGATCACTTGGTTGATTTAGCTCGAAAATTAGGTGCCTACGGAGCCAAAATGACTGGAGGCGGAGGTGGTGGTTGCATGCTAGCCTTAACTCCAGGAAAGGACCTTCAAGAAAGAGTTGCAACCGCCATTGAAAACGAAGGTTTGCAAGTTTTGCGAACAAAAATTGGTGTAAGAAAACAGTGA
- the fni gene encoding type 2 isopentenyl-diphosphate Delta-isomerase: MDDIIGERKADHIEVSLKEDVQAKNVTTGFEDVTLIHRALPEIDRNKIDISTTVFGYKFSAPLFVGAMTGGTLQAKKINAKIAQAVEELGLGMGVGSQRIAIDNPEVADSFSVVREKAPTAFVLANIGGPQLVTKYGVAEAKKAVEMVKANALAIHLNPLQEAVQPEGDTDYSNLLQKIRKLVQDLDVPVIVKETGAGISAEDAAMLEAAGVAGIDVAGVGGTSWSGVEYYRAKARNDECSQKLGETFWDWGIPSAVSLVETVNSVNLPVIASGGIRTGVDVIKSLALGASLASATFPFLGPATKDSEDVKKALLYFVEEVKNAMFLVGASSVQKLQNVPVVLTGKTAEWLRGRGFKPKTYARRKL, from the coding sequence TTGGATGACATTATTGGAGAACGAAAAGCCGACCACATAGAGGTGTCTCTAAAAGAGGACGTTCAAGCAAAAAATGTAACCACAGGATTTGAAGACGTTACATTAATTCACAGAGCTTTACCTGAAATTGACCGTAACAAAATTGACATTTCAACAACAGTTTTTGGGTACAAGTTTTCTGCGCCCCTCTTTGTTGGAGCCATGACTGGAGGTACATTGCAAGCCAAAAAAATTAATGCAAAAATCGCCCAAGCAGTTGAAGAACTTGGTCTGGGAATGGGTGTAGGAAGCCAACGAATAGCAATCGACAATCCTGAAGTTGCTGACTCCTTTAGTGTGGTGCGTGAAAAAGCCCCAACCGCTTTTGTTTTGGCAAATATTGGGGGTCCACAGTTAGTGACCAAATACGGTGTGGCAGAAGCAAAAAAAGCAGTTGAAATGGTAAAAGCCAACGCCTTAGCAATTCATTTGAACCCCTTACAGGAAGCAGTCCAGCCAGAGGGTGATACTGATTACTCTAATTTGTTGCAAAAAATTCGTAAACTTGTTCAAGATTTAGATGTTCCCGTAATCGTCAAAGAAACTGGTGCTGGAATCTCGGCAGAAGATGCCGCTATGCTTGAAGCTGCAGGCGTTGCTGGAATTGATGTTGCGGGAGTTGGGGGAACAAGCTGGTCGGGAGTAGAATATTATCGTGCCAAGGCTCGTAACGATGAATGTAGCCAAAAGCTTGGAGAAACTTTTTGGGACTGGGGTATCCCATCTGCCGTGAGTCTTGTAGAGACCGTAAATTCAGTTAATTTGCCTGTAATTGCTTCGGGTGGAATACGAACCGGAGTAGATGTGATAAAATCTTTGGCTTTAGGGGCAAGTTTGGCAAGTGCAACTTTTCCGTTTTTGGGTCCTGCCACAAAAGATTCAGAAGACGTTAAAAAGGCACTCTTGTATTTTGTTGAGGAAGTGAAAAATGCCATGTTCCTTGTCGGTGCCAGTTCAGTTCAAAAACTGCAAAATGTTCCAGTTGTGTTAACTGGCAAAACCGCGGAGTGGTTACGGGGCCGTGGCTTTAAACCAAAAACTTATGCGAGGAGAAAATTGTGA
- a CDS encoding DUF126 domain-containing protein yields the protein MELKGRIISKGVIEAEALVTSQPISFYGGVNPETSEILEKGHELQGQQIQGKILVFPTGKGSTVGSYTLYRLKKGGVAPAGIINGECETVVAVGAIISEIPCVDKIDISKISTGDIVRIENDVVTIKK from the coding sequence ATGGAGCTAAAAGGACGAATAATCTCAAAAGGTGTTATTGAAGCTGAAGCCTTAGTGACTTCTCAGCCGATTTCTTTCTATGGTGGAGTAAACCCCGAAACCAGTGAAATCCTCGAAAAAGGACACGAACTACAAGGCCAACAGATCCAAGGCAAAATCTTGGTTTTTCCAACTGGCAAAGGCTCAACCGTTGGCTCATACACCCTTTATAGACTCAAAAAAGGCGGTGTGGCTCCTGCGGGAATCATAAACGGCGAATGTGAAACCGTAGTTGCGGTTGGCGCAATAATTTCTGAGATTCCCTGTGTCGATAAAATTGACATTTCCAAAATTTCGACTGGGGACATTGTTCGTATAGAAAACGATGTTGTCACAATAAAGAAGTAA
- a CDS encoding UbiD family decarboxylase, which translates to MGFRDFIDLLEKEGKLTRIKKEVSTDLELAGILEALGEKPCFFEKIKESSMPVVGGLVSSKELVAKALNMSVHQILPKLSGVLENPVPPPVVKMGKCQEVVEKNVDLNTLPIMRYTEKDGGKYIASAVSIIKDPELGRNMCFHRLMLIGKNKFVARFVENRGTDTALKKAGGELEIAMCIGNATSVLLSAATSLPPGVDELGMANALERTELIKCKTVDLEVPNDCEIVLEGRITNETVSEGPFLDLTGIPDRVRQQPVIEVKCITHRKDPIYQTVLAGRNEHKVLMGMPKEPTIFNEANKVCKCNDVYITTGGCSWLHAVLQITKQNPDDGKKAIEAAFKGHKSLKHCVVVDDDINIYDSDDVEWALATRFQADKAAVIMPNQPGSSLDPSGDLSEGKKARTCKMGLDATIPLTGTGKGFGKINYRKVDLKKFVDSSCT; encoded by the coding sequence TTGGGTTTTCGAGATTTTATTGACCTCCTAGAAAAAGAAGGAAAACTAACCAGAATTAAAAAAGAGGTTTCAACAGACCTGGAACTAGCAGGAATCCTTGAAGCTTTAGGGGAAAAGCCCTGCTTTTTTGAAAAAATCAAAGAATCAAGCATGCCCGTGGTTGGAGGTTTGGTTTCTTCTAAAGAATTAGTCGCCAAAGCCCTGAACATGAGCGTACACCAGATTTTGCCTAAATTATCTGGAGTTTTAGAAAATCCTGTCCCACCACCTGTAGTAAAAATGGGAAAATGCCAAGAAGTTGTGGAAAAAAATGTTGACCTAAACACATTACCCATAATGCGTTATACCGAAAAAGATGGCGGAAAATACATTGCTTCTGCTGTTTCAATAATTAAAGACCCTGAACTAGGCAGAAACATGTGTTTTCACCGTTTGATGCTGATTGGAAAAAACAAGTTTGTTGCTAGATTCGTAGAAAACCGAGGAACAGACACCGCCCTCAAAAAAGCTGGAGGCGAGTTAGAAATTGCCATGTGTATCGGCAACGCTACTTCTGTTCTTTTGTCTGCGGCTACTTCGTTGCCTCCAGGTGTTGATGAGCTAGGGATGGCAAATGCTTTGGAACGAACAGAACTTATAAAATGTAAAACCGTTGACCTTGAAGTTCCTAACGATTGTGAAATCGTTCTTGAAGGGCGAATAACCAACGAAACCGTTTCAGAAGGTCCTTTTCTTGATTTGACTGGAATTCCTGATCGTGTTAGGCAACAGCCAGTTATTGAAGTCAAATGCATCACGCATAGAAAAGATCCAATTTACCAAACAGTTCTTGCTGGTAGAAACGAACACAAAGTTTTGATGGGTATGCCTAAAGAGCCCACTATCTTTAATGAGGCAAACAAGGTCTGCAAGTGTAACGACGTTTACATTACTACTGGGGGTTGTAGTTGGCTTCATGCAGTTTTGCAGATAACTAAACAAAACCCAGATGATGGAAAAAAAGCCATAGAGGCTGCCTTTAAGGGTCACAAATCCTTGAAGCATTGTGTTGTCGTGGATGACGACATCAACATTTACGACAGTGATGATGTAGAATGGGCTCTTGCAACTAGGTTCCAAGCTGACAAAGCCGCAGTTATTATGCCCAATCAGCCGGGGTCTTCTTTGGACCCTTCAGGAGATTTGTCTGAAGGCAAAAAAGCCCGAACCTGCAAAATGGGGTTGGATGCTACCATTCCTTTGACTGGGACTGGTAAAGGGTTTGGTAAAATAAATTACCGAAAAGTTGACTTGAAAAAGTTCGTGGATTCATCATGTACTTGA
- the amrB gene encoding AmmeMemoRadiSam system protein B, producing the protein MKLRYPAVAGTWYAGTPDGLNLQIQHLFTHRLGPGSLPSVMEDGPRNFVALIVPHAGYMASGPVAAHAYYNLALDGKPDVIVIFGPNHTGLGSAISLMNEGAWRTPLGDVQIDAETATQILQNSDIIDLDYRAHIREHSIEMQLPFLQYLYGSDFKFVPICFMMQDLETSREVGNAVAAALKAKNGLVIASTDLTHYEPQSQAEKKDKLAIDAALEMDEEKYYRTVDLYGISTCGYGPTVAVITAAKHLGAKSSNLLCYGTSGDVLGDKSSVVGYTSLSFSK; encoded by the coding sequence TTGAAACTCAGGTATCCAGCTGTAGCCGGTACATGGTATGCTGGTACTCCTGATGGTTTAAATCTTCAAATTCAACACCTTTTTACCCACAGACTAGGACCTGGAAGCCTTCCTTCAGTAATGGAGGATGGTCCCAGAAATTTTGTTGCACTTATTGTTCCCCACGCAGGATACATGGCGTCGGGTCCTGTAGCTGCTCATGCGTATTATAATCTGGCTCTTGATGGCAAACCTGACGTTATCGTAATTTTTGGTCCAAACCATACTGGTCTTGGAAGCGCGATCTCTCTCATGAATGAAGGCGCTTGGCGCACACCGTTAGGTGATGTTCAAATTGATGCCGAAACAGCAACTCAGATTCTGCAAAATTCTGACATTATAGACTTGGATTATCGTGCTCACATTCGTGAACACTCTATCGAGATGCAGTTGCCTTTTCTTCAGTATCTTTATGGTTCTGACTTCAAATTTGTTCCCATCTGTTTCATGATGCAAGATCTAGAGACCAGTCGCGAAGTAGGAAATGCAGTTGCAGCCGCATTAAAGGCCAAAAACGGATTGGTTATTGCATCAACTGACCTGACCCATTATGAGCCTCAAAGTCAGGCTGAAAAAAAGGACAAATTAGCCATAGATGCTGCCCTTGAGATGGATGAAGAAAAATATTATCGCACTGTGGATTTGTATGGAATTTCAACTTGTGGTTATGGTCCTACAGTTGCTGTTATTACTGCAGCTAAACATTTGGGTGCGAAATCTTCGAACTTATTATGTTATGGGACCAGTGGTGATGTTTTAGGAGACAAATCGTCTGTTGTGGGTTACACTTCTCTATCATTCAGTAAATAA
- the eno gene encoding phosphopyruvate hydratase, which yields MSSIIEEVSARKLFNSRGRETIEVDIVTADGFGSVAAPAGASTGKAEVVSFPEGGVDAALDKFEELIVPELIGMDAEEQNDIDALLHEIDGTLNFSNIGGNTAFAVSVANAEAAATSLDLPLFQYLGGSVGNELPYPLGNVLGGGKHVLGKTTDIQEYLVIPLNASYFAEAATANVKVHAKVGELLAKTCKSFTGGRGDEGAWAPNIANEEALKIVSQACQEVSDEMDVECRPCLDVAASSFYDPKKGVYVYSMEGKKRDSGEQLEFMLQLIEEYNLAYVEDPFDEDDYDSFAELTKKAENCLICGDDLFVTNRDRLAKGIEMGACNSLIVKVNQIGTLTDALETTKLAKWAGYVPVMSHRSGETVDTHLAHLAVGFGCPVIKTGVLHGERIAKINELIRIEENLGNRAQMSIL from the coding sequence CCTCTATCATAGAAGAAGTCTCGGCTCGAAAACTTTTCAACAGTCGTGGACGAGAAACCATCGAAGTTGACATTGTAACAGCTGATGGCTTTGGAAGCGTAGCTGCCCCTGCTGGAGCTAGCACCGGAAAGGCTGAAGTTGTTTCTTTTCCTGAAGGTGGAGTCGACGCTGCTCTAGATAAATTTGAGGAACTTATTGTTCCAGAACTTATTGGAATGGACGCTGAAGAACAAAACGATATTGATGCACTTCTTCATGAAATAGATGGCACACTAAACTTTAGTAACATCGGTGGAAATACTGCTTTTGCTGTTTCTGTAGCTAATGCAGAAGCTGCGGCAACCTCTCTTGATTTACCTTTGTTTCAATATCTTGGTGGATCTGTTGGTAATGAACTTCCTTACCCCCTTGGCAACGTACTGGGGGGAGGAAAACATGTTCTTGGGAAAACAACAGACATCCAAGAATATCTGGTAATTCCTTTGAATGCATCTTATTTTGCTGAAGCTGCTACTGCTAATGTAAAAGTCCATGCCAAGGTTGGAGAACTTCTTGCTAAAACTTGTAAAAGCTTTACGGGTGGAAGAGGTGACGAAGGGGCATGGGCGCCAAACATTGCAAACGAAGAAGCCTTGAAGATTGTTTCTCAAGCCTGTCAAGAAGTGTCAGACGAGATGGATGTTGAATGTCGTCCTTGTTTGGATGTTGCTGCTTCTAGTTTTTACGATCCCAAAAAGGGTGTTTACGTTTATTCTATGGAAGGCAAAAAGCGAGATTCTGGTGAACAACTAGAATTTATGTTGCAGCTAATTGAAGAGTATAATCTTGCTTATGTGGAAGACCCCTTCGATGAAGATGATTACGATAGTTTTGCGGAACTCACAAAGAAAGCAGAAAACTGTTTGATTTGTGGTGATGACTTGTTTGTTACAAATCGTGACCGGTTAGCCAAGGGAATTGAAATGGGGGCTTGTAATTCTCTTATCGTAAAAGTTAATCAGATTGGAACCCTTACCGATGCTTTAGAAACCACAAAGTTGGCCAAATGGGCTGGATATGTTCCTGTTATGTCCCATCGTTCTGGTGAGACAGTCGATACACATTTAGCTCACCTAGCTGTTGGTTTTGGCTGTCCAGTTATCAAGACTGGAGTCTTACACGGCGAGCGCATCGCAAAAATCAATGAACTAATCCGAATTGAAGAAAATCTTGGAAATAGAGCTCAAATGTCAATACTATAG
- the rpsB gene encoding 30S ribosomal protein S2, translated as MENFSEEELLLPQDTLLSAGVHIGTRMRTKDMEQFIYRVRADGLFVLDVKKTDERIRVAGKYLARFDPSKIAVVAGRLYSHSPVEKFCQVTGATPIVGRFIPGMLSNPLYPDRLEPSVIIVSDPKADVQAVKEAATIGVPVVALCSTDNDFSFVDFVIPTNNKGRRALAVIYWLLARQILRERGEIPADGDLSQSIEDFEIKLTRDRGEAEED; from the coding sequence ATGGAAAATTTCAGCGAAGAAGAATTGCTGCTACCCCAGGACACACTCTTGTCTGCGGGTGTTCACATAGGAACCAGAATGCGAACCAAAGACATGGAACAATTCATCTACCGCGTAAGAGCAGACGGCCTGTTCGTACTAGATGTTAAAAAAACCGACGAACGCATACGCGTTGCCGGTAAATATCTTGCTCGATTTGACCCATCAAAAATTGCAGTTGTAGCAGGACGTTTGTACAGTCATTCTCCTGTAGAAAAATTCTGTCAAGTAACTGGGGCAACCCCAATCGTTGGTCGATTTATTCCTGGAATGCTTTCTAATCCGTTGTATCCTGATCGTCTAGAACCTAGTGTAATCATCGTTTCTGATCCAAAAGCTGACGTTCAAGCAGTTAAAGAAGCTGCAACCATTGGTGTTCCTGTTGTTGCTTTGTGCAGTACAGATAATGACTTCTCCTTTGTGGATTTTGTTATCCCCACTAACAACAAAGGACGACGCGCACTGGCAGTTATTTACTGGTTGCTTGCACGACAAATTCTGCGGGAACGTGGAGAAATCCCTGCTGACGGTGACCTCAGTCAGTCTATTGAAGATTTCGAAATTAAATTGACTAGGGACCGAGGGGAAGCGGAAGAAGATTGA
- a CDS encoding isopentenyl phosphate kinase produces the protein MTTKPTVLKLGGSVITDKNKPATSNTEAIERLAQEIAQAKVFPLILVHGGGSFGHPVAKKHHLNNGFDNPSRAEGFSETHRAMTQLNNLVMEALFNHNVNAVVVRPSSCVVTKSGRIHTIELNPIKRMLDMGLVPVLYGDAVLDSENGFAILSGDQLVSSLAINFGASRIVMGGDVDGLFTADPKTCPSARLIERVTLEDLKSEKHQIDGSQSTDVTGGMMGKIRELVPAIEHDIETLIVNATKPMRVCKALKGEIVVGTVIMKG, from the coding sequence ATGACAACCAAGCCAACTGTTCTAAAACTGGGGGGCTCTGTAATCACAGACAAAAACAAACCCGCCACCTCAAACACTGAAGCAATAGAACGACTGGCACAGGAAATAGCTCAAGCTAAAGTTTTCCCTCTTATTCTGGTTCATGGCGGAGGCTCTTTTGGTCATCCAGTAGCAAAAAAACACCATCTAAACAACGGCTTTGATAATCCTTCACGGGCTGAAGGATTTTCCGAAACCCACCGCGCCATGACTCAACTGAACAATCTGGTTATGGAAGCCCTGTTTAACCATAACGTGAACGCTGTGGTTGTTCGACCGTCTTCGTGTGTGGTAACAAAATCTGGGCGAATACACACCATCGAACTAAACCCCATCAAACGAATGCTGGATATGGGGCTTGTCCCTGTTTTGTATGGTGATGCAGTTCTTGACTCTGAGAACGGATTTGCGATTCTTTCTGGTGACCAGCTTGTTTCTTCTTTAGCAATCAATTTTGGTGCCTCTCGTATTGTTATGGGTGGGGATGTGGACGGTCTTTTTACTGCCGATCCGAAGACTTGTCCTTCTGCTCGGTTAATTGAGCGTGTTACTTTGGAAGACTTAAAATCTGAAAAGCATCAGATAGACGGTTCGCAGTCAACTGATGTAACAGGTGGCATGATGGGAAAAATACGTGAATTGGTTCCTGCCATTGAGCATGACATAGAAACGTTGATTGTGAACGCCACAAAACCCATGAGGGTGTGCAAGGCACTTAAGGGTGAAATAGTAGTTGGAACCGTTATCATGAAGGGGTAA
- a CDS encoding polyprenyl synthetase family protein, which yields MSRLSTQISESAQKVNKFIQIVVDTETEPQVLYQAARHIIDAGGKRLRPFLVLKTCNLVGGNEQDAIPTASSLEMLHTFTLLHDDIMDQDEKRRGVLSVHTKFGVPIAIVAGDLLFAKVFEAITKNTDHKSVKPKRILQILQELSEATIVLCEGQTRDMLFEDKETVTEAEYFEMIDGKTAALFETSARCGGIIGGATKTQVKRLGEFGRFAGIAFQVIDDILALTANENVLKKPVGNDIREGKRTLMVVYALKKANKTQRQMILETLGNQKASNEQIKETIALMDSLGAISYAKKMADKYITKSKKALAKFPDGPNKEDLLNLADLIFDRQN from the coding sequence GTGAGCCGATTGTCAACTCAAATATCTGAATCCGCCCAGAAAGTAAACAAATTCATCCAAATCGTAGTAGACACTGAAACCGAACCCCAGGTATTGTACCAAGCAGCACGCCATATAATTGATGCTGGCGGAAAACGGTTACGTCCGTTTCTTGTTTTGAAAACATGCAACCTAGTTGGCGGAAACGAACAAGACGCAATTCCAACGGCTTCATCCTTGGAGATGTTGCATACTTTCACTCTTTTGCATGACGACATAATGGACCAAGACGAAAAACGTCGAGGAGTTCTCAGTGTTCACACTAAATTTGGTGTGCCTATTGCTATTGTTGCGGGGGACTTGTTGTTTGCTAAGGTTTTTGAGGCAATCACAAAAAACACCGACCACAAAAGTGTAAAACCTAAACGTATTTTGCAGATTTTACAAGAACTCAGTGAAGCAACAATAGTTTTGTGTGAAGGACAAACTCGTGACATGCTCTTTGAAGACAAAGAAACAGTAACCGAAGCTGAATACTTTGAAATGATAGACGGCAAAACTGCTGCATTGTTTGAAACCTCAGCTCGATGCGGAGGAATAATTGGGGGAGCAACAAAAACCCAAGTTAAACGGTTGGGTGAGTTTGGGCGCTTTGCTGGCATAGCTTTTCAGGTTATTGACGACATTTTGGCTTTGACTGCGAACGAGAACGTTCTAAAAAAGCCTGTAGGAAACGACATCCGTGAAGGCAAACGAACCTTGATGGTTGTTTATGCCCTAAAGAAAGCTAACAAAACTCAACGTCAAATGATTCTGGAAACTTTAGGAAATCAAAAAGCTTCAAATGAGCAAATTAAGGAAACAATTGCGTTGATGGATTCTTTGGGTGCCATTTCTTACGCCAAAAAAATGGCGGACAAATATATTACAAAATCCAAAAAAGCCCTAGCCAAGTTTCCAGATGGACCCAACAAAGAAGACCTATTAAACCTCGCTGACCTGATTTTTGACAGACAAAACTAA